One segment of Ahaetulla prasina isolate Xishuangbanna chromosome 9, ASM2864084v1, whole genome shotgun sequence DNA contains the following:
- the LOC131203608 gene encoding histone H2B.1, sperm-like: MAAVSKRKRRNQRSPTRKNPRKQIRGRKTQAKRGRKAKSRQVAKYVKKNSRKKSSYKHKNLPLTKKARGILSSCVEGLCEVISSEADRLRKEKCEPQISHKVLLTALEKSLSKKNIRRSVTPEVKKIKRKRQPSVEVGKKGSKLSEQQAEPNQKLPKQRKQPTSPITE, translated from the coding sequence ATGGCtgccgttagcaaaagaaaaaggagaaaccaAAGATCACCTACAAGGAAGAACCCCCGAAAACAGATCAGAGGGAGAAAGACCCAGGCCAAACGTGGGAGAAAGGCAAAATCAAGACAAGTTGCAAAATACGTGAAGAAAAACTCAAGAAAAAAGAGTTCCTACAAACATAAGAATTTGCCCTTAACCAAAAAGGCTAGAGGAATCCTTAGTTCTTGTGTGGAAGGACTCTGCGAGGTAATATCCTCTGAAGCTGACCGCTTGAGGAAGGAAAAATGTGAACCCCAAATTAGCCACAAAGTTCTGCTAACTGCCTTGGAAAAGTCTTTGTCAAAGAAAAACATCAGGCGCTCGGTGACCCCAGAagtcaagaaaataaaaaggaagagacagCCTTCTGTTGAGGTTGGCAAAAAGGGGTCTAAACTCTCTGAACAGCAAGCTGAGCCAAACCAGAAACTCCCAAAGCAACGCAAGCAACCAACTTCCCCAATTACTGAATGa